In a genomic window of Dyadobacter fermentans DSM 18053:
- a CDS encoding AAA domain-containing protein: MSRILKAYLKRLTNLSTRNKSLLLTALSAEQFLDFHDTDFLLSKPSVDVLKQVVSGKGRVALCDMADPRFEKVNETSRRLRKIVRTERFIEEERGSRDLYVGYPFIKGKLSDGTPIHAPLLFFPVTLRLDREQWCLFERDDSSVALNQSFALAYGHFNETKIPDEVLEKSFEDFPDDFLEFRTQLYEWLKTTPFKINFNQQLFEDKLVAFSAEKSADIAANERNGELKLYPEAVLGIFPQAGSYLVPDYNRLLDLADDPHFNIPLVGFEAYHASESGPQEPAGDVRPTREEDMLTPFAIDESQEEIMLAVKSGRSVVVQGPPGSGKSQLICNLIADFASKGKRVLLVCQKRAALDVVYQRLATTGMKDFTGLIHDFKNDRSALYAQIASQIEKVEAYRQQNYSLDSVFLERQFTQESRAIDKTVSELDSFRAALFDENECGVSIKELYLTSDAQAPHADLRPYYRHFRIDGWDGFKRHLKTYSDYAFLIRPGHPWRTRRSFAAFGIAELRTMENMLSEWPAAMEKQRLVFEALSGQPFSKAYLSNRKQISERLADITDLLTEETSWKLVEKYVDSPIQPHERLALVRQAVDALEGFINEEGIEMSLPVDQLGAFGIMLKKSLETKQSAVSGFFWDVFSKEKKEIERVASANGLTVSLDHLMRLEARLRNRTQLESWLRNASVGFESALIDDFSANRAEAYLSFFRSAERAADAVARMDAGIWKVVFHETVRKSGQLTDFANTIQNLAQWLQVWDRMEKAMLSYLLPEQITALVDDPAYSGILLDSLRNDFDSLADMDRLWEEMSETQRGATQATLAKCGELGFSQSQQAVDLFENSIKLAWIEHIETKYPALRSVTSLKMQQWESQIQGSITLKQKLSADISNIKLREATYEDVEKNRLGNRVTYRELGHQVTKKRKIWPIRKLLESYADEVFALIPCWMASPEAVSAIFPMESGLFDLVIFDEASQCYAEYSLPAAFRGKQWVVTGDSRQLSPSDLYRVRFEDRTEDEEYFAAIEIESLLDLAGQSLDHYQLTGHYRSLSLDLIDFSNRNFYKKSLKLLPDFHKVNDREPGIEYIKTEGNWKNNTNAVEVEEVLRLVRQLGESGKSIGVVTFNFYQQAAIQDALEKETTLPQGLFVKNIENVQGDERDVIIFSMGYAPDEKGRISMQFGSLNMQGGENRLNVAVTRAREKIYFITSLWPSQLQTESTANEGPKLLRAYMDYALQVSEGRFVPAPLATGQFRSEWLLKERLVKQNEAFRKELPFGDITVKEEGAYKGLVLTDDDLYHYSKSSKEPHAYLPLLLRMKNWPFRRVYSREYWSGNLKNGLL, translated from the coding sequence ATGAGCCGGATTCTTAAAGCCTATCTAAAACGACTTACCAACCTCAGTACCCGCAACAAGTCGCTGTTACTTACAGCCTTGTCCGCCGAACAATTCCTGGATTTTCACGACACCGATTTCCTGCTGTCGAAGCCGTCGGTCGACGTCCTGAAACAGGTAGTTTCGGGCAAAGGCCGGGTTGCCTTGTGCGACATGGCCGATCCGCGGTTCGAGAAAGTGAACGAAACCAGCCGGCGTTTGCGCAAAATAGTGCGCACGGAGCGGTTTATCGAAGAAGAAAGGGGCTCGCGCGACTTATATGTAGGGTACCCGTTTATCAAAGGCAAGCTGTCGGACGGCACGCCCATTCACGCGCCATTACTGTTTTTCCCGGTAACGTTGCGCCTCGACCGCGAGCAATGGTGCCTCTTTGAGCGCGACGATAGCAGTGTGGCGCTAAACCAGAGCTTTGCGCTGGCCTACGGGCATTTCAACGAAACCAAAATTCCGGACGAAGTGCTGGAAAAGTCGTTCGAGGATTTCCCGGACGACTTCCTCGAATTCCGGACGCAGCTCTATGAATGGCTGAAAACGACGCCTTTCAAAATCAACTTCAATCAGCAGCTTTTTGAGGATAAGCTCGTTGCATTCTCCGCTGAGAAAAGCGCAGACATTGCAGCTAATGAACGCAATGGCGAGCTGAAACTCTATCCCGAGGCTGTTCTCGGCATATTCCCACAAGCTGGATCATACCTCGTTCCCGATTATAACCGGCTGCTGGATTTGGCTGATGATCCGCATTTCAACATTCCGCTGGTCGGTTTCGAGGCCTATCATGCCAGTGAAAGCGGTCCGCAGGAGCCGGCAGGTGACGTGCGGCCGACCAGGGAGGAGGATATGCTCACGCCTTTCGCGATCGACGAGTCGCAGGAGGAAATTATGCTGGCGGTGAAATCGGGACGGTCGGTGGTTGTGCAGGGGCCGCCGGGGAGTGGAAAATCACAGCTGATTTGTAATCTGATCGCCGATTTCGCTTCCAAAGGCAAGCGTGTGCTGCTGGTGTGCCAAAAACGGGCGGCGCTGGATGTCGTTTACCAACGTCTGGCCACGACCGGCATGAAGGATTTTACCGGACTCATCCATGACTTCAAAAACGACCGGTCGGCATTGTATGCGCAAATCGCCTCCCAAATCGAAAAGGTTGAGGCGTACCGGCAGCAGAATTACAGCCTCGACTCGGTTTTTCTCGAACGACAATTTACCCAGGAAAGCCGGGCAATTGATAAAACGGTGTCCGAACTCGACAGTTTTCGGGCTGCATTGTTTGATGAAAACGAATGCGGGGTGAGTATCAAAGAGCTGTACCTCACCAGCGACGCGCAGGCTCCTCACGCGGACCTGCGACCGTACTACCGTCATTTTCGGATAGATGGTTGGGACGGTTTCAAGCGGCATTTGAAAACCTATTCCGACTATGCTTTCCTGATCCGCCCCGGCCATCCGTGGCGGACGCGCCGGAGCTTTGCGGCATTCGGGATTGCGGAGCTGCGGACAATGGAGAATATGCTTTCAGAATGGCCGGCCGCAATGGAGAAGCAGCGCCTTGTATTTGAAGCATTGTCGGGGCAACCTTTTTCCAAAGCATACCTGTCGAATCGCAAGCAGATTAGCGAGCGCCTGGCCGACATTACCGATCTGCTTACAGAAGAAACGTCGTGGAAGCTGGTTGAAAAATATGTTGATTCTCCCATTCAACCGCACGAACGGCTGGCATTGGTACGGCAGGCGGTGGATGCTTTGGAGGGATTCATTAATGAAGAAGGCATTGAAATGTCCTTGCCGGTAGATCAGCTGGGTGCTTTTGGGATCATGCTCAAAAAGTCGCTCGAAACAAAGCAATCTGCGGTTTCAGGGTTTTTCTGGGATGTTTTCAGCAAAGAGAAGAAAGAAATCGAGCGGGTGGCATCGGCCAATGGCCTCACTGTTTCCCTCGACCACTTAATGCGGCTCGAAGCGCGTTTGCGCAATCGTACCCAACTCGAATCTTGGCTGCGGAATGCCAGTGTGGGTTTTGAATCAGCGCTTATCGATGATTTTTCGGCCAACCGCGCTGAGGCATACCTCTCTTTTTTCCGTTCGGCAGAACGCGCGGCGGATGCGGTTGCACGTATGGATGCGGGCATTTGGAAAGTGGTTTTTCATGAAACCGTCCGAAAGAGCGGCCAGCTAACAGATTTTGCAAACACCATTCAAAATCTGGCGCAATGGTTGCAAGTGTGGGACAGAATGGAAAAAGCGATGCTGTCCTACCTGTTGCCGGAGCAGATTACTGCGCTGGTGGACGATCCGGCGTACAGCGGCATCTTGCTCGATTCGCTGCGGAATGACTTCGATTCACTGGCCGATATGGACCGGCTTTGGGAAGAAATGTCGGAAACACAGCGCGGCGCTACGCAGGCTACGCTTGCCAAGTGCGGAGAGCTAGGCTTCTCCCAGTCGCAGCAAGCCGTTGATTTGTTTGAAAATAGCATCAAACTGGCCTGGATCGAGCATATTGAAACCAAATATCCCGCATTGCGCTCCGTTACGTCGCTCAAAATGCAGCAATGGGAGAGCCAAATTCAGGGTAGCATTACCCTGAAACAAAAGCTGAGCGCCGACATCTCGAATATCAAACTGCGGGAAGCGACCTATGAAGACGTCGAAAAAAACAGGCTCGGTAACCGGGTAACGTATCGTGAACTGGGGCACCAGGTGACGAAGAAACGCAAGATATGGCCGATCCGAAAGCTGCTTGAAAGCTATGCCGACGAGGTTTTTGCGCTCATACCGTGCTGGATGGCGTCGCCCGAAGCGGTTTCCGCCATTTTTCCGATGGAAAGCGGATTGTTTGACCTGGTGATTTTCGATGAGGCCTCGCAATGCTATGCCGAATACAGTTTGCCCGCGGCGTTCAGGGGTAAGCAATGGGTGGTTACCGGGGATAGCAGGCAGCTTTCGCCGAGCGATCTTTACCGCGTGCGGTTCGAAGATAGAACGGAAGACGAGGAATACTTCGCCGCCATTGAAATAGAATCACTGCTTGACCTCGCAGGGCAGTCGCTCGACCATTACCAGCTTACAGGCCATTATCGTAGCCTGTCGCTGGATCTGATCGATTTTTCGAATAGAAACTTTTATAAGAAAAGTCTCAAACTGCTTCCTGATTTTCATAAAGTGAACGACCGGGAACCCGGTATCGAATACATCAAAACGGAGGGTAATTGGAAAAACAATACCAATGCCGTGGAAGTGGAGGAGGTGCTGCGGCTCGTGCGCCAGCTTGGCGAAAGTGGCAAAAGTATCGGCGTGGTGACTTTCAATTTTTACCAGCAGGCCGCCATCCAGGATGCGCTGGAAAAGGAAACCACATTACCGCAGGGCCTTTTTGTGAAAAATATTGAAAACGTGCAGGGCGATGAGCGCGATGTGATCATTTTCTCGATGGGCTATGCGCCGGATGAGAAGGGCCGCATTTCAATGCAATTCGGCAGTTTGAATATGCAGGGAGGCGAAAACCGCCTGAATGTGGCAGTAACGCGCGCGCGAGAGAAGATCTACTTCATTACGAGCCTGTGGCCTTCACAGCTGCAAACCGAAAGCACAGCGAACGAGGGACCGAAGCTGCTCCGGGCGTACATGGATTATGCATTGCAAGTGTCGGAAGGCAGGTTTGTGCCGGCGCCGCTTGCTACCGGGCAATTCCGCTCGGAATGGCTGCTGAAAGAGCGGTTGGTGAAACAAAACGAAGCGTTCCGTAAGGAGCTGCCTTTCGGCGACATTACCGTAAAAGAAGAAGGGGCCTACAAGGGCTTGGTTCTGACGGACGACGATCTTTACCATTACAGCAAGTCGTCCAAAGAGCCTCACGCTTATTTGCCCCTTCTGTTGCGGATGAAAAACTGGCCGTTCAGGCGTGTTTACAGTCGCGAATATTGGTCGGGAAACCTGAAAAACGGTTTGTTATAG
- a CDS encoding 3-keto-disaccharide hydrolase, which translates to MNCTKWKAFGKASVLALAALAFSNDAEAQKGKWVTLFDGKSLNGWHSWQQDKVLPQWKIEDGAVVLAEKGGKDLVTDKEYGDFELELEWKISEGGNSGIIYHVVEDKKYCCPYSTGPEIQVLDDVKHPDAKAGKEGNHKSGSLYDMLPPSDFSAVKPAGEWNKARVVIKGGKGESWLNGKKVVEFPTQGAEWDKLVANSKFKTWQGFGASSKGKIALQDHGDKVSYRNIRIKEL; encoded by the coding sequence ATGAATTGTACAAAATGGAAGGCTTTCGGAAAAGCGTCCGTTCTCGCCCTGGCCGCGCTGGCTTTTTCAAATGACGCAGAAGCGCAAAAAGGAAAGTGGGTAACCCTCTTCGACGGCAAAAGCCTGAACGGCTGGCACAGCTGGCAGCAAGATAAAGTCCTGCCTCAATGGAAAATCGAAGACGGTGCAGTGGTACTGGCTGAAAAAGGCGGCAAAGACCTCGTAACTGATAAAGAATACGGCGATTTTGAACTCGAACTCGAATGGAAAATCTCAGAAGGAGGTAACAGCGGGATCATTTACCACGTCGTAGAAGACAAGAAATACTGCTGCCCCTACTCTACCGGCCCCGAAATCCAGGTGCTCGACGATGTGAAACACCCCGATGCGAAAGCCGGTAAAGAAGGTAACCACAAATCCGGTTCATTGTACGACATGCTCCCTCCTTCCGACTTCTCGGCCGTAAAACCTGCGGGCGAATGGAACAAGGCGAGAGTCGTGATCAAAGGCGGCAAAGGCGAAAGCTGGCTGAACGGCAAAAAAGTGGTTGAATTCCCTACACAAGGCGCTGAATGGGACAAACTCGTTGCAAACAGCAAGTTCAAAACCTGGCAGGGCTTCGGTGCTTCTTCCAAAGGCAAGATTGCATTGCAGGACCACGGCGACAAAGTTTCTTACCGCAACATCCGCATCAAGGAACTATAA
- a CDS encoding HIT family protein, translating to MASIFSRIVAGEIPAHKIAETEDFLAFLDAFPITEGHTLVIPKKEIDYLFDLDDALYTGLFQFAKSIVPALEKTVPCLRIGVSVIGLEVPHAHVHLLPLNSMDDADFTKKIKTSQEELATLAEKIRSNL from the coding sequence ATGGCTTCTATATTTTCAAGGATCGTAGCAGGCGAGATCCCCGCCCATAAAATTGCCGAAACAGAGGATTTTCTCGCGTTTCTCGACGCATTCCCCATAACAGAAGGCCATACGCTGGTTATTCCCAAGAAGGAAATCGACTATCTGTTCGACCTCGACGACGCGCTTTATACAGGCTTGTTCCAATTTGCCAAAAGCATTGTTCCTGCGTTGGAAAAAACCGTCCCGTGCCTGCGCATTGGCGTGAGTGTGATCGGTCTGGAAGTGCCTCACGCGCACGTACATCTGCTTCCGCTGAACAGCATGGATGATGCTGATTTTACCAAAAAAATAAAAACGTCGCAGGAAGAACTTGCGACGTTGGCGGAAAAGATCAGAAGTAACCTGTAA